The DNA sequence TTCCCGTACGACCCGAGCCGGCACGAAGCCCTCGACGCCCTGCTGGACGAGATCACCAACGGTGTCGTCGAACGGCTTGCCCCCACGGAACGCGACCACGAGCGCTGGGCGGTCTCGGGGCAGGAGCACTTCGGCCGCTCCTGGTACGACGCTCCGTTCCTGTGGGCGGAGAGCTACTTCTACCGCAGGCTCCTCGGAGCGGTCGGGTACTTCGGCGCCGGTCCCTGGCAGGGAGTCGATCCGTTCGCGCCGTTCAAGAAGGCCGAACTGGGAGGCGGCGCGGTGGAAGAGGAACTGCGCGCCCTGGACGCGCTCGCGAACGTGCCGGCCGAGGAACGGGCCACGGCCCTGCTCCACGCCTCACTCTGGGGCAACCGCGCGGACCTCGGCTTCCGCGTCACGGCGGGAGAACCGGAGGCCGCAGAGGCCGCCCCCGCGCTGGTCGCCGACGACAGCGCCCTCCTGTGGCGGCTTCTGCCCGCCGGAGCCGACGCCACGGTCGCCGTGGTGGCGGACAACGCGGGCCGAGAGCTGATCCCCGACCTGATCCTCATCGACCACCTCCTCGAACAGCGGCATGCCGACCGGGTCGTACTTCACGTGAAGCCCCACCCCTACTACGTCTCCGACGCGATGACGGCCGACGTCGTCGACTGCCTCCGCCGCCTCGTCGAGGCGCCGGGTGAAGCCGGCGGCATCGGCGGCCGGCTGTGGAAGGCCATGGCGGCGGGAAACCTGGAGGTCCGCACCCACCCGTTCTTCTGCGCTCCGCAGCCGTACGGCGAGATGCCGGAGGACCTGCGCGGCGAGTTCGCGGGCGCCGCGCTCACCATCCTGAAGGGCGATCTCAACTACCGCCGCCTGGTGGGCGACCGACGGTGGGACGCCACGACACCCTTCGCCGATCTCACCGCGTATTTCCCGGGGGCGGTGGCGGCGCTCCGGACCCTGAAGTCCGACGTCGTCGTCGGCCTGGAGGAGGGAACGCTGGACGCTCTCGAGCACTCCGGGGACACCTGGCGCACGCGCGGCACCCACGCGCTGATCCAGGTGCGGCGGTAGCACGGACGAGCGGTTCCTTCTCGGGCCATGCGGACCGCCTCTCGGGCCTCGGATGAAAAGGGGGAATACGTAACCACGGACATACGGGCCTAATATGAGGACCGCCTCGGCCGTTCGAGACTCGCTTGGCCGCCTGTCCCGGACGGCCGAGCGCCTTTCCGCGCGAGCCCGGCCGACGGTGAACGACTCGGCGGAGTGGCACCCGGGTGCCATACGATTGCGGCGGCTTGCAGCTCCGGCCGTCACCATGCGTGACACGGTTGAGCGCCCCTGTGCGGTCGCGCCTGCTGCACCCTCCCGACTTCGGTCCGCCGCGGGCACTGCCGCCGGCGCCAAACGTACGAAATGGAGCATCCAAGGATGGCTCGACACCTGGTAACCAGCGCGCTTCCCTACATCAACGGGATCAAGCACCTGGGCAACATGGTCGGGTCGATGCTTCCGGCGGACGTGTACTCCCGGTACCTCCGCCAGCGTGGTCACGACGTCCTGTACATCTGCGCGACCGACGAGCACGGAACGCCGGCCGAGCTGGCGGCCAAGGCGGCTGGGGCATCGGTGGCGGAGTTCTGCGCCCGGGCCCACGACGCGCAGAAGGCTGTGTACGACGGGTTCGAGCTTGCCTTCGACTACTTCGGCCGCAGCTCTTCGCACCAGAACGTCGAGATCACGCAGCACTTCGCGCGGAAGCTGTGGGAGAACGGCTTCATCGAGGAGCGGGCGATCCGCCAGGTGTACTCGCCGGTCGACGGCCGTTTCCTCCCCGACCGTTACGTCGAGGGGACCTGTCCGCACTGCGGTTACGACAAGGCGCGCGGCGACCAGTGCGAGAACTGCACCCGCGTCCTGGACCCGACGGACCTGCTGGAGCCCCGCTCGGCGATCAGCGGCTCCACGGAGCTGGAGGTCCGCGAGACCAAGCACCTTTTCCTGCTCCAGTCGAAGCTCCAGCACGAGGTCGAGGCGTGGGTGGCCCGGCACGAGGCCGACTGGCCGCAGCTGTCCTCCTCCATCGCCCGCAAGTGGCTGACCGAGGGTCTCCACGACCGGGCGATCACCCGCGACCTGGACTGGGGCGTGCCGGTCCCGGCGGACACCTGGCCGGAGCTGGCGGCCGAGGGCAAGGTCTTCTACGTCTGGTTCGACGCCCCGATCGAGTACATCGGCGCGACGAAGGAGTGGGCGGACGCCGCCCCGGACGGCGAGAGGCGCGACTGGAAGTCGTGGTGGTACGAGGCCGACGACACCGTCCGCTACACGCAGTTCATGGCGAAGGACAACGTCCCGTTCCACACGGTGATGTTCCCCGCCACCCAGCTGGGCGTGCGCGAACCGTGGAAGAAGGTCGACGTCGTCAAGGGCTTCAACTGGCTGACGTACTACGGCGGGAAGTTCTCCACCTCGCAGAAGCGGGGCATCTTCACCGACGCCGCGTTGGAGACGCTGCCGGCCGACTACTGGCGCTACTTCCTGATCGCCAACGCTCCCGAGTCCGACGACTCCTCCTTCACCTGGGAGCACTTCGCCGCCACGGTCAACAAGGACCTGGCCGACACCCTCGGCAACTTCGTCAACCGCGTCCTGTCCTTCTCCCGCAAGCGCTTCGGCGACGAGGTCCCCGAGGGCAACGCGGCAGGCGAGCCGGAGGCACGGCTGGGCGGCGACATCGCCCGCCTCCTCGCCGAGTACGAGGAGCACATGGACACCCTCCAGTACCGCAAGGCCGGTGCGGCGCTCAGGGCCCTGTGGTCGGCGGGCAACTCCTACCTGGAGGAGAAGGCCCCCTGGCTGGAGATCAAGACCGACCCGGAGGGCGCGGCCCTGACCCTGCGCACCGCGATGAACCTCATCCACCTGTACGCAATCGTCTCCGAACCCTTCATCCCTGCCTCGGCGGCCGCGATGCGGGGCGCCTTCGCCCTGACCGCCGACACCGCGACCTGGGTGACCGCCGAAGAGGCGAAGTCCCTGGCCTCGGTCCCGGCCGGCACGCCGTTCACGGTCCCGCCGGTGCTCTTCGCGAAGATCACGGAGGAGGACCTGGAGTCCTACAGGGAGCGCTTCGGGGGATCCGACGCCTGACTGCGTCTTCGGCGCCCGTACCGACTGCGGCTTCGTCCGACGGTACGGGCGCGGAAGCGCCCAGCCGGTTCATGTCGGCTCGGACTCAACCAGGGCGGGGGGCTACGTAGGTGCCGCTCTGCTCACCTGCTGCACTGGCCCGTAGTGCTCAGGCCACGGCCGGACTTGCCCCATGGCGTTCGTAGAGCCGTTTCACCTGCGTAATCCAGAACTCGAACTTCTCGTCTGCGGATGCACTCATAGGCAGAAGCCGGAGGTCTTTGGCCAGCTGGTAGAAACCGGATCCGGCGTCGTTGGCACCCAGATAGTTCACCAGTGCCGAGAGCATGACAGGAGGGTCGGAAGGGGTGATCTCCTGATCCCGTTCCACGATCAATCCGAGCAGATGCCCCACGGCCGCGCGCTCATCAGCCCGGTCGAAGTCGAAGGCGCGGCAGCCGGTTCGCTTGGCCAGGGTGACGCTGAGCTCTGTGTAGGAGGTGAGCTTGCCAAGTTTCGCGCGCTCGACGAGGAATCCCCGTCCGGCGTCTACGAGCACGTCCCACTCGCTGTCTGCGCGGCCGTATCCAGGCATCCCGTCCCCTCCGAGCCAAGCCGATCCATACGCGGAAACGTACAGTGACGGCGCGGGTCCCACAATCGCTCGTTCGGTGGCGAATGAGTGCGAAGTCAGGACAACCCTCTTTGCCCATCTTGCCCTTACGGTAAGGCGAGTTGGCAGGCAACCTCGGAGGGCATATGAGCAGCACTCAGACTCACGCTGAAATTCTCAGCGAGGCCATCCACGCCCTCTATGGGACCTGGGACGCTGAACGCGCCTTGGCGGCCCTGTTCGGAGCGGGATACCGTCCAGCTGATGTGGCGACCGGGAAGAAGCGGGCACGCCAGGTGCTCCGAGAGCTTGCCGACGCCGGTGTCATCGTGAAGGTGAGTGCGAGGCCCGTGGAGTATCGACGCACTGACAGCTGATCTGTTGCCGACTGGGCGCGGCGCGCCCTGCTAGATACCGCCCACGGGGCCAGGTTGGCCCTGCCTGCGTCGTGGAGCGCCGCAGTCCCCTCCATAGTCAGCCCGCCCGGTGAGCGGGATCGGCCCCGGCAGCCGACCGGCAACCATGGCGAGACTTTCCCCTCTGTCCCTCGCCCGCCTGGCGGCTTAGGTCGAGCGCTCCAAGCCCAGGGCATGTGCGGCCTTGGTCATAGCAGCCCCGCTCCGCGGTTGGCCTCCCCGCATCCCTCTGGGAGCCGACGGGGAGCCGCCTCCCGTGCTTGGCTCCCAAACGGCTCCCAAGATGACCCCAGGAACGAGTCAGGGGCCTGATCCACTAAGTGGATCAGGCCCCTGGCCTGGTGTTTCAGCTGTCGGGGTGGCGGGATTTGAACCCACGACCTCTTCGTCCCGAACGAAGCGCGCTGCCAAGCTGCGCTACACCCCGATGTCCACCGGACTCCCGGCGACATCGATTACTTTAGCCCACCGGCGGCCGGAGGCGAAATCCGGTTTCTCCGGTGCTGGAACCATCCCGCCACGTTCGGCCGGAGACGGTCCACGGTGGTGATCAGGATGCCCAGGGCCGCGAAGAGGAGGCCGAGGGCGAGGGCCTGGGTGAGGGCGCCTGCGTAGCCGTACGTGTCGATACGTGTCGACGTCGAGGAACGGGTACGGGTAGCGGGCCGGGGCGCCGGGGGAGAGCAGGGCGCCGCAGGCCAGGGTGAGGGCCAGGTAGGCCGCGGGGCGGACAGCCAGAGCGGGATGCGGGCCGGGCGCAGGGTCCGGGGGCCGTCAGCAGGAGCCAGCGCGCGGCGATGGTCAGGGGGCGCCGTGTGGAGCAGGGGGCTCGCGGCGGCGGGCCAGCAGGCTCCTGGGGGCGGGCAGGCCCGGGGCGGGGTCATGATGTGACCGTGGGCGGGTGGGAAGACCTCCGCGACGCGTCCGCCGGCCCGCATGCCCCCCGCCCCGACGGCTCGGCGTCAGGGGCTCCGGCCCGCGTGCCCCCCCGCCCCGACGGCTCGGCGTCAGGGCCCCCGGCCCCGGCCCGGGGGCCTCGCTCAGGCCTTCGGCGTCAGTGTCAGCAGAGTGGCCTCGGGCGGGCAGGCGAAGCGGACCGGGGTGTAGCGGTTGGTGCCGCAGCCCGCGGAGACGTGGAGGTAGGCGCGCCGGTCGCCGACCGTGTGGCTGGACAGGCCCTTGACCCGGTCGGTGTCCAGGTCGCAGTTGGTGACCAGCGCCCCGTAGAACGGGATGCACAGCTGGCCGCCGTGCGTGTGGCCCGCCAGGATCAAGGGGTAGCCGTCGGCCGTGAAGGCGTCCAGGGAGCGCAGGTACGGGGCGTGGACCACGCCGATGGAGAGGTCGGCGCCGCTCGGAGGGCCGCCCTGGACCTCGGCGTAACGGTCCCGCTTGATGTGCGGGTCGTCCAGGCCGGTGAACGCCAGCTCCAGGCCGTCGAGCTTGAGCCAGCCCCGGGTGTTCGACAGGTTCAGCCAGCCTGCCTTGTCGAAGGCGTCGCGCATCGGCTCCCACGGGTTGTGGACGACGCCGACGGCGGGGGCGTTGCCGTTGAGGCCGTGCTTGCCCCGGGCCTTCTCCAGGAGGTAGCGCGCGGGGTTGCGGAGCTTGGGGCCGTAGTAGTCGTTGGAGCCGAAGACGTACACCCCCGGGAACTCCATCAGCGGGCCGAGCGCGTCGAGCACCTCCGGCACGGCCTCCGGGTCGGAGAGGTTGTCGCCGGTGTTCACGACGAAGTCGGGGCGCAGCCCGGCGAGCGACTGGAGCCAGGCGCGCTTCTTGCGCTGGCCGCTCACCATGTGGATGTCGGAGACCTGGAGCACGCGCAACGGACGTGCCCCGTACGGGAGCACGGGAACGGTGACGCGTCGCAGGCGGAACGAGCGGGCCTCGAACCCGGCGGCGTAGGCGAGTCCGGCCGCGCCCACCGCCGCTCCGACTGCCGTGACTTTCAGGGGTACTCCGTAGCGTGCGCGCATGCGCCCATCGTCGCAGAAGCGGAACCGTGAGCGGAAAACCGGTGGGGCGGCCGGAAAACCGGTGGGCGGCCCGGGCCCCGCACCTGTCACAATCGCGGCATGACCACGCTCAAGTCCAAGCTCAAGGAAGACCTTCACACGGCCATGAAGGCGCGTGACGAGCTGACCTCGTCCACCCTTCGGCTCACCCTCACCGCGATCACCAAGGAAGAGGTCAGCGGCAAGTCGGCGCGCGAGCTCTCCGACGACGAGGTGCGGAAGGTGATCGCCAGGGAGGCGAAGAAGCGCCGGGAGGCGGCCGAGGCCTTCGCCCAGGGCGGCCGGACCGAGCAGGCCGAGCGGGAGAAGGCGGAGGGCGAGCTGCTCGACGGCTACCTGCCCCAGCAGCTCTCCGACGACGAGCTGAACGCGATCGTGGCGTCCGCCGTCGAGGAGGCGAAGGCCGCCGGGGCCGAGGGGCCGCGTGCGATGGGCGCCGTCATGAAGATCGTCAACCCGAAGGTCGCCGGGCTCGCCGAGGGCGGCCGGGTCGCCGGCGCGGTGAAGAAGCTCCTCGCCGGCTGAGGTACGGGGGAGGCTGTGAAGCCCACGACCTTCACGACGCCTTGATCCGGTCCAGGTCTCCGGCGACCGACGTCACGGCGGCCGGAGACGACGCGGAAAAGGGGTGGGCGCCCCGGTCCAGGACCGGGGCGCCCACCCCTTTTCTCTGCGCTGTCCGTACGGGTACGGGCAGGGGTACGGATGTGGGTCAGGGGCCGTTCTGGCCGCGCCCGCCACCGCCCGGTCCGCCGATCATGCCCTCGGGGAGTTCGATGCCGGGGAACCGGTCGTTGCCGCGGTCGGGCTTGGCGTCATCGCGGTCGTCGTCGTCGCCGCGGTCGCGGTCCCGGTCGCCCTTCTCCTCGTCCTTCTCCTTCTTCTCCTTGCCCCGGGGGACGGCGACCTGGTTGAACCCGGGGGTCTCCGACGCGTCCAGCGCTCCGGTCATCGCGATGCGCCAGATCGGACCGGGCAGACAGCCGCCGCAGACCTTGTCGTAGTACTGGCCGCCGATGGTGACGTTGAACATCGAGCTCTTCTCGCCGACGTCGTCACCGACCCACACCGCGGTGGAGAGGTTCGGCGTGTACCCGACGAACCAGGCGTCCTTGCGGTCGTTGGTCGTACCGGTCTTGCCCGCGTTGTCCCGGTCGCTGAGTCCGGCCCGTGTGCCGGTGCCGTCCTCGACGACGCCCTTGAGCATCTGGTTGATCGTGTCCGCGGTCTTCTCGCTCATCGCCCGCGAGCAGGACGTCTTCGGCACGGGGATCTTCTTGCCCTGCGGGTCCTTGATGGACTCGATGGCGATCGGCGTGCAGTACGTGCCCCGGTTGGCGAACGCGGCGTAGGCGCCGGCCATGGAGAGCGGGGTGCTCACCTCACTGCCGAGTGTGATCGACGGGTTCTCGACGACCTTCTTGCCGTCGCCGCGCTCGTAGCCGACCTTCTTGGCCATCTCCACGGTCTCGCAGAGGCCGGCCTTCTGCTCCAGCAGCGCGAAGTAGGTGTTGATGGACTTGCCGAGCGCGCTCGTCATGTCCCAGGTGCCCTTTTCGGACTCCAGCTCGTTCTGCAGGGGCCAGTCCGCGTAACCGGCGGGGGAGCCGGAGCAGTTCCGGAAGTCCCGCTCCTTGAGCGTCATCTTCCAGTCCGTCGAGAACGTCGTCGCCGGGCTGATGCCCTTCTCCAGCGCCGCGGCCGCGGTGAACGGCTTGAACGTCGAGCCGGTCTGGAAGCCGTAGGTGCTGCCGCCCATCTTGTTGCTGACGGCGAGGTTCAGCACGGTCTCGTTCTGTTTCTGGTCCAGGCCGTAGGGGCGGGACTGGCCCATGGAGAGGATCTTGCCGCTGCCCGGCCGGACCTGCACCACGGACGCCGCGAACTTGTCGTCCTTGTTGACCTTCGCGGTGGCCGCCTCGTTGGCGGCCTTCTGGGCGCGCGGGTCCAGCGTGGTCCGGATGGTCAGGCCGCCGAGGTTCCAGAGCTTGGCCCGCTCCTCGTCGGTCTTGCCGAAGGCGGGGTCGGTGAGGATCGTCTTGCGGACGTAGTCGCAGAAGAAGCCGGAGCCGCTGACGGCGGTGATGCAGCCGTTCTTCGGCCGGGAGACCTTCAGCTTGATGGGCGTCTCCATGGCCTTGTCGGCCTCGGCCCGCGAGATTTCCTTGACCGCGGCCATCCGTGCCAGCACGACGTTGCGGCGCTTGGTCGCTTCCTCGATGTCGTTGACCGGGTCGTAGCGGCTCGGTGACTGGACGAGGCCGGCGAGCAGCGCGGCCTCCTCCAGCTTGAGGTCCTTGGCGCGCTTGGAGAAGTAGCGCTGGGAGGCGGCCTCGATGCCGTACGCCTGCTGCCCGAAGAACGTGATGTTGAGGTAGTTCTCCAGGATCTTCTTCTTGCCGAGCTCCTCCTCGACCTGGATCGCGTACTTCAGCTCACGGACCTTGCGGCCGAGCGTCTGCTGCGTGGCTTCGGCGACCTTCTCCGGGTCGTCGCCCGCCTCCTCGACGAAGACGTTCTTCACGTACTGCTGGGTGAGGGTCGACGCGCCCTGCGCGGCCCCGCCCGCCTGCACGTTGCGGTTCATCGCGCGGAGGATGCCCTTGAGGTCGACCGCGCCGTGCTCGTAGAAGCGGGAGTCCTCGATCGCGATGATCGCGGCCTGCATGTGCGGGGAGATGTCCTTGAGCGGGACGACCGTGCGGTCACGGGAGTACACCGTGGCGATGGTGCCGCCGTCGCGGTCCTGGATCGTGGTCCGCTGACTGAGCGGTGGCGTCTTGAGGTTGGAGGGGATCTCGTCGAATCCTTCGACCGTCCCCTTGGCGGCGAGCCCCAGCGCTCCGGCTGCGGGCAGCGCGATGCCTGCCAGGACAGCTCCGGAGAGCGCGGCGACACCGAGGAACTTGGCGGCCTGCTGGGTCGTGGTGAGACCCCCGCCCGAGCGCTTCTTTGGCATAGGGGGCAGCCTAATCCGTAGTGATGATCGTGTCGCAGGAGCAGGGGTCTCTCGGAGCGTTCGGGTACCGGACCGTGACATCCGGGCGGGTCCCGCCACCTGTCGTCCGCCTGTCGACCGCTTGTTGGCGCATCCCGCCGTCGGCCGTCCGCCTGTCCGGCGTCGGCCCGGCGGACCGGCCGCGGCCTTTCCGGCGGGAGCGTGCCGGGCCTCGCGGCGCGGGTGCGTGAACGCGGGGCGCCCGCGTTCTCAATCGCCGGACAGACGGACAGGCTCTGGCCTAAGCTGTTCTCAACTGTCACAGCAGTCCGGTTCCGTATCAAGTCCCGTGCATGCCCATGCGCATCTTCTGGTCATTCTTCACCCGGCGGATGAGCAACCGCATTGTCCTTCGCGTAGCCATCGAGGCGCTCCCGAAACGCCCTGTATGTCACGAGAAGTCCCTGGCAACTTGAGTGCACTGTCCTCTTTTCGCAGAGATAGTCGCGCATGTCCTCGGCTCACTCCCCTGGGTGATCTGCCGCATACGCATAGTCCGTTCGGACCATTCAAGATTGGGCCCGAAGGGGGTGTTGTGCTGTCCCCACCTTCCGTAACGTCCTCAACTGGCAGCGGTGAATATGCCGCTTCCGCCGTGGGGGAGCCTCGATTCGGGAGAGGACGGCGCCGGCATGGGCTGGGTAACCGACTGGAGTGCGCAGGCAGCCTGCCGCACTACCGATCCGGATGAACTGTTCGTACAAGGGGCAGCGCAGAACAGAGCCAAGGCGGTGTGCACCGGATGCCCGGTGCGGACCGAGTGCCTGGCCGATGCGCTCGACAATCGCGTCGAATTCGGCGTGTGGGGCGGAATGACGGAGCGGGAGCGCCGCGCACTGCTGCGGCGCCGGCCCACCGTCACGTCCTGGCGCCGACTGCTGGAGACCGCGCGCAGCGAATACGAGCGGTCCACCGGCATTCTGCCCGGAGTCATCGGGCTGGAGGACGAGGAACTGCACGAGACGTACGCGGCCGTCGGGTAGGCGTCGACGCCGCTGGGCCGGCCCGTGTGCCGCCAGGCCGGGGCCGCATTGCACCTGGTCAGAGCGTCAGGGCCGCTTTGGTACCTGCGCGGGGCCGCTGTGCCGCCTGGTCGGGCCGCGTGCTCCGGAGGGTGCACCAGCTGCCTCGGTGGCGGTGTTACGCCGCCCCCGTGAACGGTGTCTACGCCGCTCCGGCAGGGGCCGGCGCGGAACCGTCCGCCAGGCGGTCGCCGATGGCCCGGAGGCCGTCCAGGTCGTGGACGTCGCCGGGCAGCGCTGCCACGGCCGTCACCGGCACCTCGGGGTGCAGCGCGGTGAAGCGGTCGCGGGTGCGGTGCTCACGGGCGACGAGCTGCATGCGCTCGGCGTGCAGACGCAGCAGACCCGCCGTCAGTTCCTCGACGCCCACGCCGACACCCACGTCGGCACCGACGCCGACGGCAACGTCGGCGATCTCGTCAGTGGTCGCTTCGGCGGGGCCGGTCGCGGGAGTCGCGATGTTCTCGTGGGGCGGCTCGTTCTCCGTCGTGTCCTGGTGCTCGGCTGCGGGCTCGGGCCCGGACGCCCGGCCGGCCTCGGGGGAGAGGAGCGGCTCGGTCGGTCCGGAAGCAGTGACCGCCGGGTCGGGGGCTTCCTGGTCACCAAGGCCAGCTTTCCCGGCCCTCTGATCCACAATGCGGCTGTCGTCAAGATTTTCCGCGGCGGCCAGAGCCTGCTCGGCGGAGAGCCGCGAAGCCTCGCT is a window from the Streptomyces sp. MMBL 11-1 genome containing:
- a CDS encoding damage-control phosphatase ARMT1 family protein; the protein is MKEKTPRARTPRARTPRASGGEAARTSPSAAASDAPVILSNEPGSFARGVLAERHPALIQQVRDAFPYDPSRHEALDALLDEITNGVVERLAPTERDHERWAVSGQEHFGRSWYDAPFLWAESYFYRRLLGAVGYFGAGPWQGVDPFAPFKKAELGGGAVEEELRALDALANVPAEERATALLHASLWGNRADLGFRVTAGEPEAAEAAPALVADDSALLWRLLPAGADATVAVVADNAGRELIPDLILIDHLLEQRHADRVVLHVKPHPYYVSDAMTADVVDCLRRLVEAPGEAGGIGGRLWKAMAAGNLEVRTHPFFCAPQPYGEMPEDLRGEFAGAALTILKGDLNYRRLVGDRRWDATTPFADLTAYFPGAVAALRTLKSDVVVGLEEGTLDALEHSGDTWRTRGTHALIQVRR
- the metG gene encoding methionine--tRNA ligase, with protein sequence MARHLVTSALPYINGIKHLGNMVGSMLPADVYSRYLRQRGHDVLYICATDEHGTPAELAAKAAGASVAEFCARAHDAQKAVYDGFELAFDYFGRSSSHQNVEITQHFARKLWENGFIEERAIRQVYSPVDGRFLPDRYVEGTCPHCGYDKARGDQCENCTRVLDPTDLLEPRSAISGSTELEVRETKHLFLLQSKLQHEVEAWVARHEADWPQLSSSIARKWLTEGLHDRAITRDLDWGVPVPADTWPELAAEGKVFYVWFDAPIEYIGATKEWADAAPDGERRDWKSWWYEADDTVRYTQFMAKDNVPFHTVMFPATQLGVREPWKKVDVVKGFNWLTYYGGKFSTSQKRGIFTDAALETLPADYWRYFLIANAPESDDSSFTWEHFAATVNKDLADTLGNFVNRVLSFSRKRFGDEVPEGNAAGEPEARLGGDIARLLAEYEEHMDTLQYRKAGAALRALWSAGNSYLEEKAPWLEIKTDPEGAALTLRTAMNLIHLYAIVSEPFIPASAAAMRGAFALTADTATWVTAEEAKSLASVPAGTPFTVPPVLFAKITEEDLESYRERFGGSDA
- a CDS encoding metallophosphoesterase — encoded protein: MRARYGVPLKVTAVGAAVGAAGLAYAAGFEARSFRLRRVTVPVLPYGARPLRVLQVSDIHMVSGQRKKRAWLQSLAGLRPDFVVNTGDNLSDPEAVPEVLDALGPLMEFPGVYVFGSNDYYGPKLRNPARYLLEKARGKHGLNGNAPAVGVVHNPWEPMRDAFDKAGWLNLSNTRGWLKLDGLELAFTGLDDPHIKRDRYAEVQGGPPSGADLSIGVVHAPYLRSLDAFTADGYPLILAGHTHGGQLCIPFYGALVTNCDLDTDRVKGLSSHTVGDRRAYLHVSAGCGTNRYTPVRFACPPEATLLTLTPKA
- a CDS encoding GatB/YqeY domain-containing protein, which translates into the protein MTTLKSKLKEDLHTAMKARDELTSSTLRLTLTAITKEEVSGKSARELSDDEVRKVIAREAKKRREAAEAFAQGGRTEQAEREKAEGELLDGYLPQQLSDDELNAIVASAVEEAKAAGAEGPRAMGAVMKIVNPKVAGLAEGGRVAGAVKKLLAG
- a CDS encoding transglycosylase domain-containing protein, coding for MPKKRSGGGLTTTQQAAKFLGVAALSGAVLAGIALPAAGALGLAAKGTVEGFDEIPSNLKTPPLSQRTTIQDRDGGTIATVYSRDRTVVPLKDISPHMQAAIIAIEDSRFYEHGAVDLKGILRAMNRNVQAGGAAQGASTLTQQYVKNVFVEEAGDDPEKVAEATQQTLGRKVRELKYAIQVEEELGKKKILENYLNITFFGQQAYGIEAASQRYFSKRAKDLKLEEAALLAGLVQSPSRYDPVNDIEEATKRRNVVLARMAAVKEISRAEADKAMETPIKLKVSRPKNGCITAVSGSGFFCDYVRKTILTDPAFGKTDEERAKLWNLGGLTIRTTLDPRAQKAANEAATAKVNKDDKFAASVVQVRPGSGKILSMGQSRPYGLDQKQNETVLNLAVSNKMGGSTYGFQTGSTFKPFTAAAALEKGISPATTFSTDWKMTLKERDFRNCSGSPAGYADWPLQNELESEKGTWDMTSALGKSINTYFALLEQKAGLCETVEMAKKVGYERGDGKKVVENPSITLGSEVSTPLSMAGAYAAFANRGTYCTPIAIESIKDPQGKKIPVPKTSCSRAMSEKTADTINQMLKGVVEDGTGTRAGLSDRDNAGKTGTTNDRKDAWFVGYTPNLSTAVWVGDDVGEKSSMFNVTIGGQYYDKVCGGCLPGPIWRIAMTGALDASETPGFNQVAVPRGKEKKEKDEEKGDRDRDRGDDDDRDDAKPDRGNDRFPGIELPEGMIGGPGGGGRGQNGP
- a CDS encoding WhiB family transcriptional regulator; the encoded protein is MGWVTDWSAQAACRTTDPDELFVQGAAQNRAKAVCTGCPVRTECLADALDNRVEFGVWGGMTERERRALLRRRPTVTSWRRLLETARSEYERSTGILPGVIGLEDEELHETYAAVG